The Arachis ipaensis cultivar K30076 chromosome B10, Araip1.1, whole genome shotgun sequence DNA window caaccaaacaaaaaagaaaaataaaaacaaaatcctaaaagacTAAAAAGACGTAAGACGTCTCGTTGAATACTCAGCTCAAATTTTGTCCGAGGCACTGAAAATGTCACGTTACTATTTCATTGACCACATTACTTTATCATTAAAAATGTCACGTTGGCACTATATCATTGTTTCAGATTAATATTATGTTAACGGGAGTTGAATTAATGATGAATAGAAAATCATAGTTTATAAATTTATAAGCCAATTTGGTTATTTTCAAAGTCCGAGACAATTTTGACGAATTCCAAAAACTAAATTAGGCATTacctttttttttaagttgtgtaATTGTGTTTTTAGTAAGGCAATCTGTGCATTATGAAATCCATAAGTAATAAGATTAAGTGTTTTGCTATGGATAGAAGATTAAATAATTATCATTGTCTTGTTAACTAGAAGTAAGGTGCACATGGAACATTGTTCACTACTAGTCATAGGATGAACAATAACAATAGTCTTGTATTGAAGAACACATTAATAATTGTAAACAGGAGAAAAATTTGGTAGCCAACAAATACATAAACAATCTTTAAAGAAGAACATAATATTTTCATTAGTTACATAATCTATacttattaatataaataatattagaaTATCTGATAGAATATATGAATATTAATTATTGTAAATTTTTTATAGTCAAAATGTTATCAAGAACTCACAATAAATGattcaattttctatttttttttcttttatgtttttgtctatgttctttctcttctttcttgaAGCATTTTactttgatattttttattattatagcaGCCAAATTTTAGATATGAAGAAATAAGAGTTTCAAATGCTAAAGAAAAAAATTTCTgatataagaaaataaaagttttgggttTAGGGCCGTGAGAGACAGCCCAAGCTATGGTGATTGGGCCTGGCCCATAATATCGTGCAGAAGGTCTTTCTAGTTTCTACCATGAGCTTTCCGCATCCTCAGTGGAAGGTATCTGTATCTGTATGGCGAGCAGTGCGATGCAGCGGTGCGGCATAGCAGCCACTGCAAGGTGGTTGATGGCGTCCTCGACGGCGTCTGGAGGAGTAGCTTTACCTACGGTGTGCGGGCGAGGTGACAAGAAGACGAAGAAGGGGAAGAGATTCAAGGGATCGTACGGTAACGCTAGGCcgaagaaggagaagatgatAGAACGCATCAAGGACAAAGTCGAAGTCCCCAGGTCCACTCCTTGGCCTCTCCCTTTCAAGCTCATTTGACTGCTGCATCTACTTTCTAGGGTTTTGAATTATGTTCTTCCTGCTTTGGGGTAACAATAAGTAAATTACTAGATTAGCCTCATATCCGTGTGAGGGAGGTTCGGGTATGAGAAGCACATTTCCTTCGTCCGCCGCGTCGCCAGGTCCAGCTTCGTCGTTCGCTGCTGCTAGCTTCTCCGCGTCACATTGTTGCTCCCTCTCCTTCATACTCTGCTCGTTCGAAGGGTACCAAagattagttaatttttcttgcttacttttttttttttaatcagttcataaaaaaatgtgatttggttaatttagtttttaatgtgtTCAGAATGATTTAGTAaagaaacaattagttaattttgTGTATGTTTTGAGCTATGATATCTTATAATATGTCGTCTGTCGCTCTCCCTCAAATCTCTGCTCACTGCCCTCGCCGAAGGTAATCAGTCAGTGCTTGTTCTTGGACTCTTTGGTTGATTAACTCTGTTACTGGTTTACTTCTTGATGATAAATTGATACTGATTCTTGTGATAAATTGATACTGGCTTAGTGAATTTGCTGGAATTAAGTTATGGTTTCTGTAGGAGAAGCATTATATCTCTCTTACTATCCGTGTTCCCTTTTTAATTACAATTTGATTTCATTCTATGTGGGGTTTTGTGGCGATTCCTTTGCAAAATTATAAAAGAAGTTTTGTAATTAATCATTATTGAAAACAAAAATGAATGTCATTTTGGTATTTGATTAGCAATTTTGCTATCAATATGTTATTTCCGTTAACAAATCTTTGGAATTGAATTACCGGTTTCTTAATTCTCATAGGAGTTAGTTTCTTAATCTTGTGCTTAGATTGTAACAGTTAATTTCAGTTATGGATGATAATATCAATCAAGAAGCATTTGTTCATAGTAACGTTTTCTGCCAATCAAGTAGCATTTGCTTAGATTGTGACTATCTTCCATTTTTTCTCTTCCAATATGCTCTGTTCAAACTGGTTTCTGCCTCGGTCATTATATGCTGAATGTTTTCATTATTCTCTTCCAATTGGGGATTGTATGAATTATTATATGCTTTATTTTTTCATTGTTCTGTTTTTACGAAGAAAAAATTTGCAATTGGTGATTGTatgattcatgttttgattgttctgttatttaaaaaaaaaaaaatctgtttCATTGTGTGGTTGCACTGGACCTTCTCTCGATCTCCGCCAACTCGCTGCCTCTCCTCCtgtgttggattttttttttgtttcaagcTCTATTGTGTGTTTGTTGTGCAAcactattattttttgttttactttttgatTCAGCTACATTGAAACAATATTCTCTGTCTTTAATTTGTGCACTCTGATTCAATCCAATCATTTTTAATAGAAGTATAACTACGTTAATTGTCTATAAATTTGCAGCAAGTTTTTGcatattttgatgattgatgacatTTTCATGTTGATATTTCATATTTGAATATTTCCTATTGTTATTTAACTTTTTACGAttgtattttgataaaattataagatTTTCATCGATGACATTTCATGTAGCGCTTTAAATTTGGAAGATATACAGTTGAATCGGTTGGACCAATAAATCAGTAACTTGAACAGTTTGATGACCGGTTCAGTTTTCAGAACTTTAGTTGGGACATTAAATCCTTGTTATTTCATGAGGAATGTTAGAGGActattaaaaaaaagttttggAGATCTAAATTCTGATTTTCATGAATTTTTGAATGTGTAATTGCCTAATTGGTATAAGTTTCATAATTGAAAAAATAAGAGTTTCGGATTTTGACATATTGGATGATTTTAACTtcagttttttaaaaaataaaaaaatggtaaAAGTACACCATTGTTGGAGAggaattggaattgaaattgataTTGAATATTGATTGATTTGTAAATTTCATagtttttgttataaaatttttaaattaataaaagaataaaatatgaaattaattcaaaataataattacaAGAAACACTAGTAATAAGCATAATGAAAAAGAGTGAAAGCTGGTAGGGTGTTCAAATTCAAATCGATCCAAATTAAACCGTTCATTCAATTCGATCTAAATTGAAAAtcgattaaaaccgcactaattcggatttgattggattctcttttttgcaaaccgctggattGGGTCGGATTTCGgatttacttttcataaccgatctaatccaatccaaaccgcacaatgtgctataatattattattttattattatatttacaattatacttatagcatgttcaatttgttatacatttttctattattcatgtattattattatttaataaatattttatgttgaaaatgttatttatttatttattttaactaacctataattttatttctattgttatgttatcgttagttttttaagatattgttaagacttattatgtcattgttgattatttaaaatttgatgt harbors:
- the LOC107624207 gene encoding 30S ribosomal protein S31, mitochondrial, producing the protein MASSAMQRCGIAATARWLMASSTASGGVALPTVCGRGDKKTKKGKRFKGSYGNARPKKEKMIERIKDKVEVPRSTPWPLPFKLI